In a genomic window of Salmo trutta chromosome 32, fSalTru1.1, whole genome shotgun sequence:
- the natd1 gene encoding protein NATD1 → MAQATQMNVPEINTPITVEHDKKKRQFNIRLNGSHDRAVLLYEYVGKKTVDLQHTEVPDAYRGRGIAKHLAKAAMDFVVEEDLKAHLTCWYIQKYVKENPQPQYLEHIHPM, encoded by the exons ATGGCCCAGGCTACACAGATGAATGTCCCCGAAATCAACACTCCGATAACAGTAGAACACGATAAAAAGAAGCGACAGTTTAATATACGACTAAATG GCTCTCATGACCGTGCGGTCCTCTTGTACGAGTATGTCGGGAAGAAGACTGTGGACCTGCAGCATACAGAGGTTCCAGACGCCTACAGAGGGAGAGGCATTGCCAAGCACCTGGCCAAG GCAGCCATGGATTTTGTGGTGGAAGAGGATCTGAAGGCTCACCTGACCTGCTGGTACATCCAGAAATACGTCAAAGAGAATCCCCAACCTCAATACCTGGAGCACATCCACCCCATGTGA
- the tmem11 gene encoding transmembrane protein 11, mitochondrial isoform X2 yields the protein MAATDCYIVHEIYNGENAQDQFEYELEQALEAQYKYIVIEPTRIGDETARWIAVGNCLHKTAVLSGTACLLTPLSLPPEYSRYVALPAGALSVACSALYGISWQFDPCCKYQVEYDSQKLSRLPLHTLTSSTPVVLVRRDDIHRKRLHNTIALAALAYCAKKIYELYVV from the coding sequence ATGGCGGCAACGGACTGCTACATCGTTCACGAGATCTACAATGGGGAGAATGCACAGGACCAGTTTGAGTACGAGCTGGAACAGGCACTGGAGGCCCAGTACAAGTACATTGTGATCGAGCCCACGCGCATTGGCGACGAGACGGCCCGCTGGATCGCCGTGGGAAACTGCCTGCACAAGACGGCCGTCCTGTCGGGCACCGCCTGCCTCCTGACGCCGCTCTCGCTGCCACCTGAGTACTCGCGCTACGTGGCACTGCCCGCTGGTGCCCTCAGCGTGGCCTGCTCCGCCCTCTACGGAATCTCCTGGCAGTTCGATCCCTGCTGCAAGTACCAGGTGGAGTACGACAGCCAAAAACTCTCGCGGCTGCCCCTGCACACACTCACCTCCTCCACGCCAGTGGTGCTGGTGCGCAGGGACGACATCCACAGAAAGAGACTCCACAACACGATAGCGCTGGCCGCCCTGGCCTACTGCGCCAAGAAGATCTACGAACTCTACGTGGTATGA
- the tmem11 gene encoding transmembrane protein 11, mitochondrial isoform X1 — protein MASLGRRRGVPVNRERGVMAATDCYIVHEIYNGENAQDQFEYELEQALEAQYKYIVIEPTRIGDETARWIAVGNCLHKTAVLSGTACLLTPLSLPPEYSRYVALPAGALSVACSALYGISWQFDPCCKYQVEYDSQKLSRLPLHTLTSSTPVVLVRRDDIHRKRLHNTIALAALAYCAKKIYELYVV, from the exons ATGGCGTCGTTGGGAAGGAGGCGCGGTGTCCCAGTCAACAGGGAGAG GGGAGTGATGGCGGCAACGGACTGCTACATCGTTCACGAGATCTACAATGGGGAGAATGCACAGGACCAGTTTGAGTACGAGCTGGAACAGGCACTGGAGGCCCAGTACAAGTACATTGTGATCGAGCCCACGCGCATTGGCGACGAGACGGCCCGCTGGATCGCCGTGGGAAACTGCCTGCACAAGACGGCCGTCCTGTCGGGCACCGCCTGCCTCCTGACGCCGCTCTCGCTGCCACCTGAGTACTCGCGCTACGTGGCACTGCCCGCTGGTGCCCTCAGCGTGGCCTGCTCCGCCCTCTACGGAATCTCCTGGCAGTTCGATCCCTGCTGCAAGTACCAGGTGGAGTACGACAGCCAAAAACTCTCGCGGCTGCCCCTGCACACACTCACCTCCTCCACGCCAGTGGTGCTGGTGCGCAGGGACGACATCCACAGAAAGAGACTCCACAACACGATAGCGCTGGCCGCCCTGGCCTACTGCGCCAAGAAGATCTACGAACTCTACGTGGTATGA